Proteins encoded together in one Impatiens glandulifera chromosome 1, dImpGla2.1, whole genome shotgun sequence window:
- the LOC124920003 gene encoding SUN domain-containing protein 4-like isoform X1, producing the protein MQKSRKSLLQKRALEKIIDAKNRLFTVSLSLLFLFWGIVFLLTIWISHGDGYDHDGSNDYFTTCEALQEVEDGFNQSSSPLNEINIPVMDAMLKEFDENQNSTNGEESNIDSSSENDVNPILDKVLLEKDKVSRTVFPGLDEFKTTAFNFKSRSVAGKVGSIIHRLEPGGAEYNYASSSKGAKVLAHNKEAKGASSILSREKDNYLRNPCSADEKFVIIELSEETLVDTIEIANFEHHSSNLKEFELLGSLDYPTHSWVTLGNFTAGNTKHVQRFVILEEPKWVRYLKLNISSHYGSEFYCTLSFLEVYGVDVVEKMLEDLISVQEQKQLTTSQTQYSEADGVDFVDGKSEEVRRQQQMGRIPGDTVLKILMQKVRNLDMSFSVLENYLEELNLRNGKIFAEFDSDIEEKGVIMKQIRTYVKNLIDTNEVMRNSIDELASWKHDVSKQLDNIIRDNAALRVEIEKIGVDEMHMQNKEMVIFFICTVFGGLGFSMVIMDCIFRIGSKSSSSRNFCCFGSSSWVFLLLSCVIIVIILSL; encoded by the exons ATGCAGAAATCACGTAAATCTCTTCTGCAAAAGAGAGCTTTGGAGAAGATTATTGATGCAAAGAATCGATTGTTTACTGTTTCTCTGTCTTTGCTGTTTCTTTTCTGGGGAATTGTCTTCTTACTGACTATATGGATCAGTCATGGTGATGGATATGATCATG atGGATCTAACGATTATTTCACGACTTGTGAGGCTTTGCAAGAGGTTGAGGATGGATTTAACCAGAGCTCATCTCCTTTAAATGAAATCAATATTCCTGTAATGGATGCCATGCTTAAGGAGTTTGATGAAAATCAAAACAGTACAAATGGGGAAGAGAGTAATATTGATTCCTCATCTGAAAATGATGTTAATCCCATATTAGACAAAGTTCTTCTTGAAAAGGATAAGGTTTCTCGTACAGTGTTTCCTGGACTTGATGAATTCAAGACTACTGCGTTTAACTTCAAGAGTAGATCCGTAGCCGGTAAAGTTGGAAGTATAATTCATCGGCTGGAGCCTGGTGGTGCAGAATACAATTATGCATCATCTTCAAAAGGAGCAAAAGTTCTTGCTCATAATAAAGAAGCAAAAGGTGCCTCGAGTATTTTATCGAGAGAAAAGGATAACTATCTTCGTAATCCTTGTTCAGCCGATGAGAAATTTGTCATCATAGAACTTTCGGAAGAGACATTAGTGGATACAATCGAAATAGCCAATTTCGAGCACCACTCTTCGAATTTGAAGGAGTTTGAATTGCTAGGAAGTTTAGATTATCCAACACATTCATGGGTAACACTTGGAAATTTCACAGCTGGAAATACTAAACATGTTCAAAGGTTTGTTATTCTCGAGGAGCCCAAATGGGTGAGATACCTTAAGTTGAATATTTCTTCGCATTATGGCTCTGAATTTTACTGTACTTTGAGTTTTCTTGAGGTGTATGGTGTGGATGTTGTTGAAAAAATGCTGGAGGATCTTATATCGGTTCAGGAGCAGAAACAATTAACAACTTCCCAAACACAGTATAGTGAGGCCGATGGTGTTGATTTTGTTGATGGGAAAAGTGAAGAAGTACGTCGGCAACAGCAGATGGGTAGAATTCCGGGTGATACTGTTCTTAAGATTCTGATGCAAAAAGTTAGAAATTTGGACATGAGTTTCTCGGTTTTGGAGAATTATCTTGAGGAATTGAATTTGAGAAATGGGAAGATTTTTGCAGAATTTGACAGTGATATTGAGGAAAAAGGTGTTATTATGAAGCAAATAAGAACATATGTGAAGAATTTGATTGATACAAATGAAGTTATG AGAAACAGCATCGACGAACTTGCTTCATGGAAACACGATGTATCCAAGCAGTTGGACAATATAATAAGGGATAATGCCGCCCTCAG AGTGGAGATTGAAAAGATTGGAGTGGATGAGATGCATATGCAGAATAAGGAAATGGTGATCTTCTTCATATGTACAGTATTTGGGGGATTAGGGTTTTCGATGGTCATAATGGATTGTATATTTAGAATTGGAAgtaaatcatcatcatccaggAATTTTTGTTGCTTTGGCTCTTCATCCTGGGTATTTTTA
- the LOC124920003 gene encoding SUN domain-containing protein 3-like isoform X2, translated as MKCCFQKKSYGSNDYFTTCEALQEVEDGFNQSSSPLNEINIPVMDAMLKEFDENQNSTNGEESNIDSSSENDVNPILDKVLLEKDKVSRTVFPGLDEFKTTAFNFKSRSVAGKVGSIIHRLEPGGAEYNYASSSKGAKVLAHNKEAKGASSILSREKDNYLRNPCSADEKFVIIELSEETLVDTIEIANFEHHSSNLKEFELLGSLDYPTHSWVTLGNFTAGNTKHVQRFVILEEPKWVRYLKLNISSHYGSEFYCTLSFLEVYGVDVVEKMLEDLISVQEQKQLTTSQTQYSEADGVDFVDGKSEEVRRQQQMGRIPGDTVLKILMQKVRNLDMSFSVLENYLEELNLRNGKIFAEFDSDIEEKGVIMKQIRTYVKNLIDTNEVMRNSIDELASWKHDVSKQLDNIIRDNAALRVEIEKIGVDEMHMQNKEMVIFFICTVFGGLGFSMVIMDCIFRIGSKSSSSRNFCCFGSSSWVFLLLSCVIIVIILSL; from the exons ATGAAATGCTGTTTCCAAAAGAAGTCTT atGGATCTAACGATTATTTCACGACTTGTGAGGCTTTGCAAGAGGTTGAGGATGGATTTAACCAGAGCTCATCTCCTTTAAATGAAATCAATATTCCTGTAATGGATGCCATGCTTAAGGAGTTTGATGAAAATCAAAACAGTACAAATGGGGAAGAGAGTAATATTGATTCCTCATCTGAAAATGATGTTAATCCCATATTAGACAAAGTTCTTCTTGAAAAGGATAAGGTTTCTCGTACAGTGTTTCCTGGACTTGATGAATTCAAGACTACTGCGTTTAACTTCAAGAGTAGATCCGTAGCCGGTAAAGTTGGAAGTATAATTCATCGGCTGGAGCCTGGTGGTGCAGAATACAATTATGCATCATCTTCAAAAGGAGCAAAAGTTCTTGCTCATAATAAAGAAGCAAAAGGTGCCTCGAGTATTTTATCGAGAGAAAAGGATAACTATCTTCGTAATCCTTGTTCAGCCGATGAGAAATTTGTCATCATAGAACTTTCGGAAGAGACATTAGTGGATACAATCGAAATAGCCAATTTCGAGCACCACTCTTCGAATTTGAAGGAGTTTGAATTGCTAGGAAGTTTAGATTATCCAACACATTCATGGGTAACACTTGGAAATTTCACAGCTGGAAATACTAAACATGTTCAAAGGTTTGTTATTCTCGAGGAGCCCAAATGGGTGAGATACCTTAAGTTGAATATTTCTTCGCATTATGGCTCTGAATTTTACTGTACTTTGAGTTTTCTTGAGGTGTATGGTGTGGATGTTGTTGAAAAAATGCTGGAGGATCTTATATCGGTTCAGGAGCAGAAACAATTAACAACTTCCCAAACACAGTATAGTGAGGCCGATGGTGTTGATTTTGTTGATGGGAAAAGTGAAGAAGTACGTCGGCAACAGCAGATGGGTAGAATTCCGGGTGATACTGTTCTTAAGATTCTGATGCAAAAAGTTAGAAATTTGGACATGAGTTTCTCGGTTTTGGAGAATTATCTTGAGGAATTGAATTTGAGAAATGGGAAGATTTTTGCAGAATTTGACAGTGATATTGAGGAAAAAGGTGTTATTATGAAGCAAATAAGAACATATGTGAAGAATTTGATTGATACAAATGAAGTTATG AGAAACAGCATCGACGAACTTGCTTCATGGAAACACGATGTATCCAAGCAGTTGGACAATATAATAAGGGATAATGCCGCCCTCAG AGTGGAGATTGAAAAGATTGGAGTGGATGAGATGCATATGCAGAATAAGGAAATGGTGATCTTCTTCATATGTACAGTATTTGGGGGATTAGGGTTTTCGATGGTCATAATGGATTGTATATTTAGAATTGGAAgtaaatcatcatcatccaggAATTTTTGTTGCTTTGGCTCTTCATCCTGGGTATTTTTA